A region of Nakaseomyces glabratus chromosome M, complete sequence DNA encodes the following proteins:
- the STR2 gene encoding cystathionine gamma-synthase (CAGL0M00550g~Ortholog(s) have cystathionine gamma-synthase activity, role in transsulfuration and cytosol, nucleus localization), translating to MISEILGESIPKNTEHAVSVCLPLWADVVGYEEGDARVLDSLTTGYPRFFIHASVKRLCNLISEQYARAGESCLCFPSYLVAKRCREYITVKSKQLDKDADIGKIRILQLAMPQDDTDHTGIFDCKIAALFFKSELFPLAKQYWQHSGEIVSSRLADYVTERLYPNAIHIDEATKDNKTFIETRFGRNLDSSFINRAKDILRNRIAHKVVETDHNQDVATNVFLFPSGMASIFTAHRLLLNYDHIRVSNIKHNGVDKSDDIIGYGEPYLKTVMFGFPYTDTLSILKKFNHTYFLGLGDESAMKDLIGILESGEQILAVFLEAPSNPLLKMCDMSKLKQLSQQYGFFIVVDETVSGFVNIDILSYCDIVCSSLTKIFSGDSNVIAGSLVVNPASKLHDFAIDFLNDPKRNEDLLWCEDSVYLERNSRDFIDRAQKINKIAEDLVSTVLLEEEGQLLEKIYYPSLTSPESKLNYDSVKCNNGGYGGLISIVFKREDQAKVFYDNLSLNKGPSLGTNFTLVCPYAILAHYAELDEVAKYGVVKNLVRISVGLESLETLQTIFRKAFDAAKDV from the coding sequence ATGATTTCAGAGATATTGGGTGAGTCTATACCGAAAAACACTGAGCATGCAGTGTCTGTGTGTCTACCTTTATGGGCAGATGTGGTTGGTTATGAAGAAGGTGACGCGCGAGTACTTGACAGCCTAACGACGGGATATCCAAGGTTCTTCATCCATGCGTCTGTGAAGAGACTTTGTAACTTGATCAGTGAACAATATGCTAGGGCTGGAGAGTCCTGTTTGTGCTTCCCATCTTACTTGGTTGCCAAGAGATGTAGAGAATACATTACTGTCAAGAGCAAACAGCTAGACAAGGATGCCGACATAGGTAAGATCAGAATTTTACAGTTAGCGATGCCCCAGGATGATACAGATCACACCGGGATATTTGATTGCAAGATCGCAgctctcttcttcaaatctgAGTTATTCCCATTAGCAAAGCAATACTGGCAACATAGCGGTGAGATTGTATCTAGTAGACTGGCTGACTACGTTACTGAGAGGTTATACCCTAATGCAATCCACATTGATGAAGCTACAAAGGATAACAAAACCTTCATTGAAACACGGTTTGGTAGAAACCTTGACTCCTCTTTCATTAATAGAGCGAAGGATATACTGAGAAATAGAATTGCACACAAGGTAGTCGAGACAGATCACAACCAGGATGTAGCAACCAATGTGTTTTTATTTCCCAGTGGTATGGCTTCGATCTTTACTGCTCATAGGCTCTTACTGAATTACGATCATATTAGGGTGTCTAACATTAAGCATAATGGTGTTGATAAATCTGATGATATTATCGGTTATGGTGAACCCTATTTAAAAACTGTTATGTTCGGTTTCCCATATACGGATACATTGTCAATCCTTAAGAAGTTTAATCATACGTATTTTTTGGGTTTAGGGGATGAGTCTGCAATGAAAGATTTGATTGGAATTCTTGAATCTGGTGAGCAAATATTGGCAGTATTTCTAGAAGCTCCATCTAACCCATTGTTGAAGATGTGTGATATGAGTAAACTGAAGCAATTATCACAGCAATATGGGTTCTTCATTGTAGTAGACGAGACTGTCAGCGGTTTTGTTAATATTGATATTCTATCCTATTGTGATATTGTCTGCAGCTCATTGACCAAAATATTTAGCGGAGACTCAAATGTCATTGCTGGATCCCTAGTGGTGAACCCAGCTAGTAAACTACATGATTTTGCCATCGATTTCTTAAATGATCCAAAGAGGAATGAGGACCTACTATGGTGCGAAGACTCTGTATACCTAGAAAGAAACTCGAGAGATTTCATCGACAGAGCACAGAAGattaataaaattgcaGAGGATCTGGTATCTACTGTATTATTAGAAGAGGAGGGACAATTATTagagaaaatatattacCCAAGCTTAACGAGTCCCGAGTCCAAACTTAATTACGATAGTGTCAAATGTAACAATGGTGGATATGGTGGATTGATTTCAATCGTCTTCAAACGGGAGGACCAAGCTAAGGTGTTCTATGACAATCTATCCTTGAATAAAGGGCCATCCTTGGGGACAAATTTTACTTTAGTTTGTCCTTACGCAATCCTTGCACACTATGCAGAGCTCGATGAAGTTGCTAAGTATGGTGTAGTCAAAAATTTGGTTAGAATATCGGTGGGGCTAGAATCTCTAGAAACTCTCCAAACTATATTTAGAAAGGCATTTGATGCCGCTAAAGACGTATAA
- the FPR4 gene encoding peptidylprolyl isomerase FPR4 (CAGL0M00638g~Ortholog(s) have macrolide binding, peptidyl-prolyl cis-trans isomerase activity, role in histone peptidyl-prolyl isomerization, negative regulation of histone H3-K36 methylation, nucleosome assembly and chromatin, nucleolus localization) codes for MSDMLPLAMYALNVEPYTHTPAVLLDTPVTVRITMAAIDPEPFDEDKKPSTLRIIRRNPVYLDAGEVDEEKLIEELEGDEAAEDGDEASDDDKEEEDEDEDVDEDDEDDDEDDDGEDEYEECVVVTLSPETRCQQAIDITIAPEEDVQFLVTGSYTISLTGNYVKHPFDEPLEDLYSDEDSEEYSDDELDQEIEEDDELDHDEASSEESDEDQEFYDAISEGDEDIDEQLAKLEETSDVEAHLEDLIAKDNKKKRKQEQLDEQPETKKSKKTKDEKNTKATENEKKNKAQVLEGGVIIEDRKIGEGPKAKKGSKVGMRYIGKLKNGKVFDKNTSGKPFYFKLHRGEVIKGWDIGVTGMAIGGERRIVIPAPYAYGKQTLPGIPANSELTFDVKLVSLK; via the coding sequence ATGTCTGATATGTTACCGCTAGCTATGTATGCTCTGAATGTGGAGCCTTACACACATACCCCGGCCGTTTTGCTGGATACCCCGGTTACTGTACGTATAACGATGGCTGCCATTGACCCCGAGCCCTTTGACGAGGACAAGAAGCCATCCACGTTGCGTATCATTAGACGCAACCCAGTTTACTTGGATGCCGGTGAAGTTGACGAGGAGAAGCTGATTGAAGAGTTGGAAGGTGATGAAGCTGCAGAAGATGGCGATGAGGCaagtgatgatgataaagaggaagaggacGAGGACGAGGACGTGGACGAGGACGATGAGGATGACGATGAGGATGACGACGGTGAAGACGAGTATGAAGAGTGTGTCGTGGTTACTTTATCCCCGGAGACCAGATGCCAACAGGCTATCGATATTACCATCGCTCCAGAAGAAGACGTTCAATTCCTGGTGACTGGTTCTTACACCATTTCCCTAACTGGTAACTACGTGAAGCATCCATTTGATGAACCGTTAGAAGATCTATACTCTGATGAAGATAGCGAGGAGTACTCTGATGATGAGTTGGACCaagaaatagaagaagatgacgagTTGGATCACGATGAGGCTAGCTCTGAAGAAAGTGATGAGGACCAAGAATTCTACGATGCTATTTCCGAGggtgatgaagatattgatgaacaaTTAGCTAAGTTAGAAGAGACCAGCGATGTTGAGGCTCATTTGGAGGATCTTATTGCAAAGGataacaagaagaaaagaaaacaggAACAACTAGATGAACAACCTGAGACaaaaaaatccaaaaagactaaggatgaaaaaaatacaaaggCTACAGagaatgaaaagaagaataaagCACAAGTGTTGGAAGGAGGTGTTATTATTGAGGACCGTAAGATAGGTGAGGGTCCAAAGGCTAAGAAGGGCTCAAAAGTTGGTATGAGATACATTGGAAAGCTAAAAAATGGGAAAgtttttgataaaaataCCAGCGGTAAGCCATTTTACTTCAAACTTCATCGCGGTGAAGTCATAAAAGGATGGGACATTGGTGTAACTGGTATGGCTATTGGGGGTGAGCGTAGAATTGTGATTCCTGCTCCATATGCTTACGGAAAGCAAACCTTACCGGGTATTCCAGCTAACTCTGAGCTAACTTTTGACGTTAAGTTAGTTTCTCTAAAATAA
- the EFM3 gene encoding protein-lysine N-methyltransferase (CAGL0M00572g~Ortholog(s) have protein-lysine N-methyltransferase activity, role in peptidyl-lysine trimethylation and cytoplasm localization), whose product MDKSGELLLRRCPVERLVDELQEGKLLRLCDEENGFRKVLMEEVKPVNNNYCKKVLREIVDRLDRTAGQLPEDVYESWEWAYEVYFDMLNDVQDELAMDEADNDVIMYKFSEQYKVNIAETPRTIANGSTGNRTWEAAVYLGLYLIDQCASNVVAAPSRILELGSGTGLVSLLYQQLYPFDKLTMTDGDWDVVRKRIPGNLSLNDLKPGLEVKQLVWGPRDANSGDNQWDYDLILGSDLTYDDRILEPLCQALQWLLKTDGSNEALLGATVRNEATTALFEKYMREYKLQYEVITETTDEDFERLEEITFTRPIAPIRIYRINNAKI is encoded by the coding sequence ATGGATAAAAGTGGCGAATTGCTATTGAGAAGATGCCCAGTCGAACGTCTAGTTGATGAATTGCAAGAAGGCAAGCTTTTGAGACTCTGCGATGAGGAAAACGGGTTTCGGAAGGTTCTCATGGAAGAAGTAAAACCGGTTAATAATAACTATTGTAAGAAAGTGCTACGCGAGATCGTTGACAGATTAGATCGTACTGCTGGTCAATTACCAGAGGATGTCTATGAAAGTTGGGAATGGGCTTATGAAGtttattttgatatgtTGAATGATGTGCAAGATGAGCTAGCTATGGATGAAGCTGATAACGATGTGATTATGTACAAGTTCAGTGAGCAATACAAGGTTAATATTGCTGAGACACCACGTACTATTGCTAATGGCAGTACAGGAAATAGGACATGGGAGGCGGCAGTGTATTTGGGTCTGTACCTGATAGATCAGTGTGCCTCAAATGTGGTAGCTGCACCGAGTCGAATTTTGGAACTTGGATCAGGTACAGGGTTAGTCAGTCTACTTTACCAGCAATTATACCCATTTGACAAGCTCACTATGACAGATGGTGATTGGGATGTGGTACGCAAAAGAATACCAGGCAACTTATCCTTAAACGATTTGAAGCCTGGTCTGGAGGTTAAGCAATTGGTTTGGGGCCCTCGGGACGCTAACAGTGGCGACAACCAATGGGACTATGACTTAATTCTCGGCAGCGATCTTACATATGACGACCGCATCCTCGAACCCCTGTGTCAAGCTTTGCAATGGCTATTAAAGACGGATGGCAGTAACGAAGCGCTGTTGGGCGCAACTGTCCGTAACGaggccactactgcgttATTCGAAAAGTACATGAGAGAGTACAAACTGCAGTATGAAGTAATCACAGAAACCACGGACGAGGACTTCGAAAGGCTGGAAGAAATAACCTTCACTAGGCCTATTGCTCCAATCCGCATCTACAGGATTAACAATGCAAAGATATAA
- a CDS encoding uncharacterized protein (CAGL0M00594g~Ortholog(s) have sequence-specific DNA binding activity, role in regulation of transcription, DNA-templated and cytoplasm, nucleus localization), producing the protein MMTNGQDQHCLIPKKSRAVKTDKPRPFLCPICSRGFVRQEHLKRHQNSHTHEKPFLCLICGKCFARKDLVLRHLQKLHRDYKTEQLDKTIGRGKWDEKILNTPDVWNNDIVKVKGNKASILPTVDYTMHRQDLVLKSNDGNDSQTGISSQNSITFNNMSVSVGSSGVLEYESTSKRSTPGNHSSDSTPTDSSISRLRTEGSYTNTNNADGTLNPVPYHDLDLSSSSSLSFATPSYQNTRTSNNPVPIGGGTPLDVNWLNSVLESDNKINELASKSLSPSATLGQKSDKHNNIADFKLSLPESKKNRRYSYPNNLNDTTAKQSNDKNYTGSPLNPNGRMHSNGHNNPPSASNATITLNTSAGIENHTINDKDLFRPDLNHNPSLSSLFKTEDPTSSEQPVIDIISQLSSEYTSPNDLSFVNLNQPNLGFFTQEWRDLILQKYSLLDNNFPTIKELNEYIEQYQKEFHPYFAFLHLHSVQPSLSRISLFLSVAAIGAFYSYNSTHSNLLANLAYGEINQLIKSVKLDSSPLWLVQTMLVLGFYAIFNNDISLVQSASDQFVMIVKIVKSAKINQPLETMVVPPTNLFPNPVTKTLTSDQIDAAYRYFITAQSRIHICHSMLFLSNIFPAMSGLEACFLSSDVLCGVPCPYEDLYTSKSPGEWYNNVLKNSIEIANSSQLVNLSNGMVSFQTCLEYLTTGNHVLYENIKLSLYTLLSLLVSIHEKILLERHKAKTEKDVQYNDTQWKLKQGPLIDSVIRKWEILYMKNGGILLPTENNVAKITGSHVMRNNVSFYLFAKLKRCIDLNHVIQKIWMRDWTTMNTALEEVIYDKESLQEATDYAISLLRSWASTFTILDDESMQAMKTPMFSMACIFSSILIIAEYLRSVERWAKTFNAGDPNAKTMNPTDKILWLKAGRLLKMFQKKLMSSDAKKYSEFAGVQKHEMLDITEVDESVLQRAIGLEAKVDETIQMILAASLASKALYIGVRVIGDTPIWPISVLFAQGLQSRAVYCVMKDEGVFT; encoded by the coding sequence ATGATGACTAATGGACAGGATCAACACTGTCTTATACCCAAGAAATCTAGGGCAGTAAAGACCGACAAACCGAGGCCGTTTCTATGTCCTATATGTTCTAGAGGATTTGTACGTCAGGAACATCTGAAAAGACATCAGAATAGTCACACCCATGAAAAACCCTTCTTATGTTTGATTTGTGGTAAATGTTTCGCACGTAAGGACTTAGTTCTTAGACATTTGCAGAAATTACACCGAGATTATAAGACCGAACAATTGGACAAAACAATAGGAAGAGGAAAATGGGATGAGAAGATACTTAATACACCTGATGTTTGGAACAATGATATTGTCAAAGTGAAAGGGAACAAAGCATCAATCTTACCAACTGTTGACTACACAATGCATAGACAGGACTTGGTTCTCAAATCGAATGATGGCAATGATTCTCAAACTGGTATCAGCAGTCAAAATTCTATTACTTTCAATAATATGAGTGTGAGCGTTGGATCAAGCGGTGTATTGGAGTATGAGAGTACCAGCAAGAGAAGTACACCTGGTAATCATTCTTCAGATAGTACTCCAACTGATAGCTCTATCAGTCGATTACGCACCGAAGGTAGCTATACAAACACAAATAATGCTGATGGCACTCTAAACCCAGTACCGTACCATGATCTAGAtttatcttcatcttcatcgcTTTCCTTTGCAACTCCTTCATACCAAAATACAAGGACTTCCAATAACCCTGTACCAATTGGCGGTGGCACTCCTCTGGATGTCAATTGGCTAAACTCAGTGTTAGAGTCTGACAACAAGATAAACGAGTTAGCCTCGAAGAGCTTATCTCCATCTGCAACACTTGGCCAAAAATCTGATAAACATAACAATATCGCAGATTTCAAGCTTTCCCTACCGGAatcaaaaaagaacagaCGGTATAGCTATCCAAATAATTTAAATGACACAACAGCAAAGCAATCCAATGATAAAAACTATACTGGCAGCCCATTGAATCCGAATGGCCGTATGCATTCGAATGGGCACAATAACCCCCCTTCTGCGTCTAATGCAACAATAACTTTAAATACTTCGGCTGGCATTGAAAATCACACCATCAATGATAAGGATCTGTTTAGACCTGATCTTAACCATAATCCATCGTTGTCATCTCTTTTCAAAACAGAAGATCCTACGAGCTCAGAACAACCGGTCATTGATATTATAAGCCAACTCTCCTCTGAATACACATCACCCAACGATTTGAGTTTTGTAAACTTAAATCAGCCAAATCTAGGCTTCTTTACTCAAGAATGGAGAGATCTGATTTTACAAAAGTATAGTCTCCTGGATAACAACTTTCCAACTATAAAAGAGTTGAACGAATATATTGAACAGTATCAAAAGGAATTTCATCCATATTTTGCATTCTTACATCTTCACTCTGTTCAACCGTCATTGAGCAGGATATCACTATTTTTATCTGTGGCGGCAATTGGTGCTTTTTATTCCTATAATTCAACACATTCCAATTTGCTGGCAAATTTGGCTTATGGAGAAATTAACCAACTAATAAAATCTGTCAAATTAGACTCCTCTCCACTATGGCTTGTCCAAACCATGCTGGTCTTAGGTTTTTATGCTATTTTCAATAACGACATTTCGTTGGTACAATCAGCAAGTGACCAATTTGTAATGATTGTCAAGATTGTCAAGTCAGCGAAGATTAATCAGCCTCTTGAAACGATGGTTGTACCACCGACGAACTTATTCCCAAATCCAGTTACAAAGACACTGACTTCGGATCAGATTGATGCGGCTTATAGGTATTTTATCACAGCACAATCTAGAATCCACATTTGCCATTCAATGCTGTTTTTAAGCAACATTTTCCCTGCTATGTCTGGATTAGAAGCTTGTTTTCTATCTTCAGATGTTTTGTGTGGGGTGCCTTGTCCTTACGAGGATCTTTATACGTCTAAATCTCCTGGAGAGTGGTATAATaatgttttgaaaaatagcATTGAAATTGCAAATAGCAGTCAGCTAgtaaatttatcaaatggTATGGTGAGCTTCCAGACGTGCTTGGAGTATTTAACAACCGGAAATCATGTATTATACGAGAACATCAAACTGTCATTGTATACCTTGCTCTCCCTGCTGGTTTCAATTCATGAAAAGATATTACTCGAAAGACACAAAGCAAAAACCGAAAAGGATGTTCAATACAATGATACACAATGGAAATTAAAGCAAGGGCCTCTGATTGACTCAGTAATTCGTAAATGGGAGATTTTATATATGAAGAATGGAGGTATTCTTTTGCCTACGGAAAATAATGTTGCAAAAATCACAGGAAGCCATGTTATGAGGAATAATGtatcattttatttatttgcaAAACTGAAACGTTGTATTGATCTGAATCATGTCATTCAGAAGATATGGATGAGAGATTGGACCACCATGAATACGGCATTAGAAGAAGTAATATATGATAAAGAATCTTTACAAGAAGCTACCGATTATGCTATTAGTCTGTTAAGATCATGGGCTTCTACTTTTACTATATTGGATGATGAATCCATGCAGGCTATGAAGACGCCTATGTTTTCAATGGCCTGcattttttcatcaatCCTTATCATTGCAGAGTATTTGAGATCAGTAGAAAGATGGGCCAAAACTTTCAATGCTGGTGATCCAAATGCAAAAACCATGAACCCAACCGACAAGATTTTGTGGTTGAAGGCAGGAAGACTCTTGAAGatgtttcaaaagaaacttaTGTCATCagatgcaaaaaaatactcAGAGTTTGCAGGTGTTCAAAAGCACGAGATGCTTGATATCACTGAAGTAGATGAAAGCGTACTACAAAGGGCTATAGGCCTTGAAGCTAAAGTAGATGAAACTATCCAAATGATTCTGGCCGCATCTTTGGCTTCGAAAGCTCTTTATATTGGTGTAAGGGTCATCGGAGACACACCAATATGGCCTATATCCGTTCTGTTTGCACAAGGTCTGCAATCAAGGGCTGTGTACTGTGTGATGAAAGATGAAGGTGTATTTACATAA
- the VPS70 gene encoding putative zinc metalloprotease (CAGL0M00616g~Ortholog(s) have role in protein targeting to vacuole and endoplasmic reticulum localization), translating to MSAIDDSQSDLRPFPVDSNDGSSQPDGYGSIEQDERAFRRPRSDTMSTIRSGIEIVRENMDRWKFLYLILASLFIYLSFIAAFAPRTSLARDLRRFHSARMTQSEVYRIFLDTLLYENKAEQHHDAISKTNGTSYIKNYLIDLGFEIKNDSYYAWVNTPVKQQVRVIQDDEVIYQAKLKEDLTGVSHNAFHGYSKDGKLTARFVYCNYCTIEDYTKLVNDKIDIEGKVHICKYGINAPGNKLKNAELYGSTGVLIFTDINEIPNMPVNYGTINSSETNSYDDAIQRDTVRFGSDIFGDPTTPGYAALYPDTERMNPNDYMPSIPSLPISYRDASKLLDMLHAKGSFWVSNDGVNSAKLFSGPSDPNTEVQLVNRQEYGVQQIDNIIVEIPGILSENDILIGAHRDGFPIGNGTSSMSSHSGIAVLLEFARGISKLRKKGWKPLRTIKFVLWDGLHNSQLGSSSFGTRYATSLKRDSLLYVNLDNAIAGQYFNVKANPMLISAITEASKNIDYKKNEDWSLFQEWYNTSNAKVDSLEGVNDYSVFQFYLGIPVVNFSFNSRTSNQPQFPINTGYDNKEWLIRYVDPEFLLHNTLSRFLGMFVLMVSETELSYYNPHPFFKHLNIQFDKVKRFAEKTFSRNEKLLYKLDSLGKLIKDIADYDSKYYERRNKEVADGVSSELPIWAFVRKYRVFLSLIRANKKLREIGKVFLTNNGIEGRPLMKSSLFAPNLENSTEIMMFPGLLEATKQKDVQKAMKSLIVLEAQFLNVRYLLL from the coding sequence ATGTCCGCCATAGATGATTCACAGAGCGATTTAAGACCCTTTCCAGTGGACTCCAATGACGGATCTAGTCAACCTGATGGTTATGGTAGCATAGAACAAGATGAAAGGGCGTTTAGAAGACCCAGGAGTGATACTATGTCCACAATACGGAGTGGAATAGAGATTGTCAGAGAGAATATGGATCGCTGGAAGTTCTTGTATCTTATTCTCGCAAGTCTGTTCATATACTTATCTTTCATAGCAGCATTTGCCCCACGTACATCATTGGCGAGGGACTTAAGAAGGTTTCATTCTGCAAGGATGACTCAATCTGAGGTATACAGAATATTCTTGGATACCCTCTTATATGAAAATAAGGCAGAGCAGCATCACGATGCTATTTCAAAAACCAATGGTACTAgttatatcaaaaattatttaattGACTTAGGCTTTGAAATTAAGAATGATTCATATTATGCATGGGTGAATACACCAGTTAAACAGCAAGTCAGGGTTATTCAGGATGATGAGGTAATTTATCAGGCTAAATTAAAGGAAGATCTTACTGGTGTATCACATAATGCCTTTCATGGCTATTCGAAAGATGGTAAATTAACAGCAAGATTTGTGTATTGCAATTACTGCACTATAGAGGATTACACAAAATTGGTTAACGATAAAATTGACATAGAAGGAAAAGTACACATATGCAAATATGGAATAAATGCCCCTGgaaataaattaaaaaatgcTGAGTTATATGGATCAACTGGtgtattaatatttacagATATCAATGAAATCCCTAACATGCCGGTGAACTATGGCACTATTAACTCGAGCGAGACGAATAGTTATGATGATGCTATACAGAGGGATACAGTTAGGTTTGGATCTGATATATTTGGCGACCCAACTACCCCTGGGTATGCCGCTCTATATCCTGATACCGAAAGAATGAATCCAAACGATTACATGCCGTCAATACCATCTTTACCAATTAGTTATAGAGATGCAAGCAAATTGCTTGATATGCTACATGCAAAAGGTAGTTTTTGGGTTTCAAATGATGGGGTAAATTCAGCTAAGCTGTTCAGTGGTCCTTCAGATCCTAATACTGAAGTTCAGTTGGTTAATAGACAGGAGTATGGCGTTCAACAAATCGATAACATAATTGTAGAAATACCAGGTATATTATCTGAGAATGACATTTTGATAGGTGCACACAGAGATGGTTTTCCCATCGGCAACGGAACATCTAGTATGAGCTCACACAGTGGGATAGCTGTACTATTGGAGTTTGCGAGAGGTATTAGCAAACTGAGGAAAAAAGGTTGGAAACCATTACGTACAATAAAATTTGTCCTATGGGATGGTTTACACAACTCCCAATTAGGCTCTAGTAGTTTTGGAACTAGATACGCCACCTCACTCAAAAGAGACTCGTTGCTGTATGTCAATTTAGACAACGCTATTGCTGGCCAGTATTTTAATGTCAAAGCCAATCCAATGCTAATTTCGGCTATCACGGAAGCgtcaaaaaatattgactacaaaaaaaatgaagacTGGTCATTATTTCAAGAATGGTACAACACTTCAAATGCTAAGGTCGATTCTTTGGAAGGAGTCAATGACTATTCggtttttcaattctacCTTGGTATTCCCGTTGTAAACTTTAGTTTCAACTCTCGTACTTCGAACCAACCTCAATTTCCCATTAACACCGGCTACGATAATAAGGAGTGGTTAATTAGATATGTTGACCCAGAGTTCTTACTACACAATACATTATCGCGGTTTTTAGGAATGTTTGTTTTGATGGTCAGTGAAACAGAGCTGTCATACTATAACCCACATCCATTCTTCAAGCATTTGaatattcaatttgataaagTAAAGAGATTTGCGGAAAAGACTTTCAGTAGAAACGAGAAATTACTATACAAGCTCGATAGCCTTGGCAAATTGATTAAGGATATCGCAGATTATGACAGTAAATACTATGAACgaagaaataaagaagTAGCTGATGGAGTGTCCTCTGAACTACCAATTTGGGCATTTGTGCGAAAATATCGAGTATTCTTGAGCTTGATTAGagcaaataaaaaactacGAGAAATTGGAAAAGTTTTTCTAACTAATAATGGTATTGAAGGCAGGCCTTTGATGAAGAGCTCTTTGTTTGCGCCGAATCTTGAGAACTCGACTGAGATAATGATGTTTCCAGGCCTTCTTGAAGCAACAAAGCAAAAAGATGTTCAAAAAGCAATGAAGTCGTTAATTGTATTGGAAGCACAATTCCTGAATGTGCGCTATTTGTTATTGTGA